In the genome of Arachis hypogaea cultivar Tifrunner chromosome 9, arahy.Tifrunner.gnm2.J5K5, whole genome shotgun sequence, the window CTAGAACAaatagctttagatttttcaatgTTAACGTTCATACCTAAAGCTTTGCAGAACAACTCCAAGGTGTGTACGACATTCTGAACTTAATTTTTCTTCACTTTACAAAAAAGAAGGAGGTCATCGGCAAACATCAAGTGAGAAACTCTAGGTCCTCCTCTAGAAACAGCCACATCATCCCAAATACCCTCGTCAACTTGTTTGGAAATGAAGCACGCCAATCTCTCTAtgcacaaaacaaataaataaggagaaATTGGATCTCCTTGCCTGAGTCCTCTGCGAGGTTGGAAGCTATCCAATCTATTCGCATTCCAGAGGATGGAAAGATTTGAGGTCTGAACACAATTCATTATAAGCCAAATAATTAGAGAAGGAAAGCCAAAAGATTtaagagtgtgctcaagaaaattctaatcaactctatcataagccttttctaaatcaatcttaaaagctATAGCTCCTTTTCTAGACTTTGTCCGCTTAAGAAAGTGAAGAACTTCTTGGGcgacaataatattatcaggCACTCCACTACCATGAATGAACCCTCCCTGAGTTGGGCTAATAATCTCATCCAAGAAAGGTCGTAATCTATTAACCAGCACTTTAGTCACAAGCTTATAAATAACATTACAAAGGCTTATTGGCCGAAAATCTTTCAATCTAGTTGGAGGGTCGCACTTAGGAATAAGAAAAATCAAAGTTTCCAATAAAGAATGACTTAACGTCTCCCCTAAGAATACTTTCTGAACAGTACGCCACACCTCATGACCCACCACATCCCAATATTCCTTGAAGAAAAATACTTGAAAACCATCTGACCCAGGAGCTTTGAACGAGCTCATATTATCCAGAGCTTTTTTAACCTCCAACATTGTCACTGGTTTAGACAAATCATCACAAGCATCTTGACTAAGAGTTGGCATAGAAATTTCTCCCATGAAATTAACCTCAACAGGCTCAgtagaacaaaaaaatatttttgaagaaatgaaCAACCTCTCTTTGCAAAACTTTCGGATCATCAGACCAAGACCCATCACTGACCAGCAACCCATGAACCTTGTTCGATTTTCTTCTAATGATGGTTTGCATATGAAAAAAACTAGTATTTCTATCACCATATCGGACCCATTGATCTCTTGACTTCTGGTACCAAAGCAACTCTTCCTGAGCCAACACTAGATTATACTCAGCTCTCAATTCTTCCTCTTTGGGCTTCAAAATTGGATCATCATCAGTTTTTATTTTCCATTGGATACAATTCAAATAAGCCTCCAATTccctctttttaataaaaatattaccaaAGACCGTAGAGTTGAATTCCAACGAAGCTTCTTGAACCCCCAACaacttcctatggatgccaaaatCTGTACTATCCCAAGATTTCTGAACAATGGCCTTGTAATCAGGATGCGTCGCCCATGCCGCTTGGAATCTAAAAGGTCGGTTTTCTTTCTTGACAGGAACTCCTTGACATCGGATAAGGAGGAGACAATGATCAGAGTGAGAACGAATGAGAAATTCAATAAATGTTTCTGGAAAAAGAAGGCGTCATTCTATAGTACAGCAAGCTCTATCCAATCTCTTtacaatttctttgtttccttgaaTTTTATGAAACCAAGTAAATCGTCTCCCAGAGGTTGTCAGATCAAAAATACCACAAGAATCTAAAGTGCTTGCAAAGATACTACTGCGATTCGAATAGAAATTACCACCTTTCACCTCGTGAACactcaaaatatcattaaaatcccCTACCACTACCCACGGGTCCTGAATGTACAAGCCAATATCAAGCAGATGACTCCATAAATCTACTCTATTAACGGCTTGAGGGCTACTATAAACCGCACTACAAATCCATCTTTTCCCACCACCATCAATTTTCAATGTTACACATTGATTCATAGACCAAAGAATTTTACAAGAAAATTTTATATTAGCAGAGAGGAACCAAATTCCTCCCTTGTGCCCAACAGCATCTACAATCCCTACAGGATAATTGCCTAATCTCCCCCAAAAATCTTTCATAGTTTCAAACCTAATGAGTttccaccaaaataaaaaaaggttGGTTGATATTTTCGTACCAACACCTTACAGTGCACCCGAGACATCTTATTTGACGCCCCCTTACATtccaactaataatatttaaatggtcacaatccataaaaataaagtaaataattgGAATGTTTAATTTTCTACCTCACGTTGATGGGCCCCTCTCTCCAAGCTTCTTCTCTTGAACTTGCACCACAGAACCATCATTCTTTTGTTGAGGTTGGTTCTCCAGATTTGTTGTTGCACCGACTTTATCAAACTCTTTTTTTGCTCGAGAATCCGTTGACAATGCTTCAATAGGTGAGTTTTGAAGCGAAATAGGACGTTGCCTTTTGTGTCCTGCTTTGAAAAAGGGAGTGCTCTGATCCTTGAAAGCCACCTGTGCTATTTCCAAAGAGCCAAGGGTGGATGGAGAATTCTTCTTTTCCTTAGACCCCACCTTTGCATTTGATAAGGATTTCACCTTTGCATTTGATGAGGATCCAGCATACATGTTAGTAGGCTCAAGACAAAATTTCTTACTCACCAAATTAGAGTATATTGCTACGTTGGCCTTTTTTGGTACCACTCTTGGACCTTTACCcacttttttcttgtcttttctACTAACTGTAACCCATTCACCCTCTTTTGCATGAGTATTTTTATCCATGCATGATTCTTGCAAATTATCATGTCGTCCAAGATCCGTTGTTCCATGCTTCTCCATAATTGGAATTGATCTGGCATCAAATCCAAATTCAaaagttgaattttgattttttactgGGATTTGACTACCTTCTGCCATTTTCTTGTTGTTATCCACCGAAAATAGTGAACGGCAAATTTTTCTCCTTCACCGTGCTTTCCTTCTCAATACCATTGTTGTTCTCTCTCGCACATTCTCTTGTTACGTGCCCAAAGCTGCTacatttttcacaaattaaattcaAGTGCTCATATTCTATGTCATACATATGACCATCAACTTGAATTCTCTTTATGATTGGAAGTCTCAATTTGATTTGCACACAATGCTCTTGCATATTTTTCCTTCTCCGTAGACTTTGTGGCTAAGTCGATGCGGATCGGTTTTCCAACCGCTGACGCAATCATTTTCATGGCTTTCTCTTGATAGTAGTTAATGTTTAAACCTGTGATCCTTATCCAAATCATGGTAGACCCAAATGTGTTTTCACAATGTCTGAATGAAGAACTCCAAGGTTTAACCGCAACATAACTGCCACTAATCATCCACGGTCCTCCAAGGAGAACTTTTTCTCGATCCTCCAAGAGATCAAATTTGACTAAGAAATAGCCAAAACTGATATCTAGTACCTCATATCCTCCTTTCGTTCTCCAGACACTTTTAAACCTGTGCGTGATCGCCGTATAGCTAAAACTCTTTTCAAGAACTTTGATCACGATGGCATCTTTATAGGGCTCTGCCAATATCTCTTTTGCTTCTTCCGTGAACGTCAATGTTAGTATCTCCGAGTCACCTTGCTTACCAATTACTGTAGCCATCTTATCCCCATCAAGAGAATCAGCAACCTCCAAAACTCTCCTTGCTGAAGCACCAACAACTTTATCTCTAAACAATACTCTTTGACTTTGAGTCTTGTTACTGTATCCTTTAATCCCATCCTTTTCACCTGATGCATGCCCTCCCCCGCTCTCCCCTTTATTGCTTCCGCCGGTATGGCCGGCTACCTCGCTATCTGTCACCCTCAAAGGTTCTCCCCCGCTCTTATCGCTCTCCATTTGAAAATTAGGTTTTTTACACAGCATgttgatatatatttttgaaataattggATAGGAATTTTTGGATTTAAGATAATTTGtgaagtaatttttattttttatttttattgagctAAATAACCTACTCATTGTACATATTATCaagattttttattatctttttagcAGAATTATTGGGTTAATTGATTTTGTTTAAATTGAATCGATTTTAAATACTCTTATTTTAGAAGATGCGATTTTGATTTGAGAAtggatttaaaatttgaaaaaaaaaaggtaaagagATGTGGTTGCTAACAAACCCCGACTAGACTCTACACAGAATattgtataaaaattataaaggtattattatttaaatattactaGCATGATTGGTAGTTTCGTTATTTAGAATATGCTTCTAAGGatattaggttttttttttttttaaatgataaaagaAGTCCAACatctaaaaaaattggaaaacacCAGCTATTCAACccaattaatgttttgaatatattttaaaatataaaataaaaattatatatataaatatataataattgatttggtagttaattttttatatacatataatatctttttaaataatattagttaaaatttaatttttttatatgtttgatttgtcattaaactttaaaatttggATCTATTCAATATtaagaatatttaaaatttattttttattgcaaatttgttttattgttttcttaattataattataataatcttAAATATATTTGTTGAGAAAAAAAGTGctaatatttaaattacaaaaatacatcATATACGTTGAGTCTATCAatagtattatatatataattaattatgtgatGTTTAAAAGGTTTTAATCATTTAAGTTTTTGTTtatgaaatatatatttaattagttaTATTGTTAATATATTAGTGATCTTTCTTCACAAACGAAAAAGTATTAAAAGGTGGATCAATTATTATGAAAACAAAAGTAGGTGGGAGAAAAATTAGAAATATCTAAAAAAAGTCAAAAATGAGAAAATATAATTGAACAAGATTTAAAAGAGGTGGAGATGACATGGAACAAAAGCCACCACTTATCATCattgtttctttggttttgaagTGCAGCTATCTTATTTGGAGGCTtcttaaatgaaattttttttaaaagtagaatataatattattaattaaaagattaaacaATAAATAGAGTTGGTTCAATTTTAGATagcacaataaaaaattaaaacggaATACTTCCATCTTACTTATTTTAAgataatcaaaaataaaaattcaataattaCTTCATCAATGTAGCGTCTTTATAACAAATTTCTCTTTTATCTTATATATTatggaaaaaattttaaaaggagaAAAGCTCTTATCTTCATATTACGCACTTTTTAGATTTGGTAGAGGATGAAAACTGcttttgctatttttttatttcctCCATCTTCTCTCATCATCCTTCCACTCACATGCGCCCACCATTTTTAAAATATGTCATCATCCCCTGTTATTTTTATGGTTGGATCCTTGGCAAATGCCATACTTGTCTTGACTAAGAGCAAGAGGCCAAACAGTAGATCACCGATTCAAAAGAATTTGGACATCTAGGATATTGTGGCGAAACTGTTGAGAATTGGCGGTTCAAATTTTACTGCACTGGAAGACCATTGTGAAGAGTAGGCCAGAGAAAATTTTTAGCTTTACGAGGGCATTAGATCTTCTAAAGAGCTCGCCATATTTTTTTCTATTGACAAATTTCTGGTTATAATTCTGGTGGATCGTGAAGTATTCTGAAAGCATAGGTGTAACCAGATTGAACAGATTACTGTCAAATTCTCTCTGCTGGCCAGGTTAGCAAATCTTCCCCTTCGCTTATTAGAGCTTGTAAAATAATCCATGTAATGTTTGGCTAAAATATTGCTTCTATAATTTCACTTCGCCATTATTTGTTGTGGTCTATTAGCTATGAAACTCATTCAACTCGATTGTTGAAAGTAGTATTACTGTGAATTGAGTTAGGATCAACATATTTTAACCATCTATCCTCAAAGACCCTGACTTTTTCACCTCGTCCTATTCTCCATAGACAaccttcttcaaaaattttccgCCCTTCCAAAACACTGCACCACCCCCATGAAGGATTGTAGCCTATCTCTATCCTCAAAAAGGAAGTGTATCTAAAGTATTTGCTTTTAGCACTTTACTCAATAGAGAGTGAGGTTGAGAGATGATTCTTCAGCTTTGTTTTCCTAGCAAAGCTAGATTAAAGGTTTTTAAAAtccttgaaatttaattttttttgagtttgaGGTCTACAGATTATATCCCAGCTAATTCAGTGTTGTCTTCTTTCATTCTCCTTTTGTCCCCATTAGAATCTAATTATCATACGCTGTATTTTCTCTATAAGAGTCTCAGGCAACTTGAAACACCCCAACATATATATCGAAATGGCAGT includes:
- the LOC140175086 gene encoding uncharacterized protein, with translation MKDFWGRLGNYPVGIVDAVGHKGGIWFLSANIKFSCKILWSMNQCVTLKIDGGGKRWICSAVYSSPQAVNRVDLWSHLLDIGLYIQDPWVVVGDFNDILSVHEVKGETFIEFLIRSHSDHCLLLIRCQGVPVKKENRPFRFQAAWATHPDYKAIVQKSWDSTDFGIHRKLLGVQEASLEFNSTVFGNIFIKKRELEAYLNCIQWKIKTDDDPILKPKEEELRAEYNLVLAQEELLWYQKSRDQWVRYGDRNTSFFHMQTIIRRKSNKVHGLLVSDGSWSDDPKVLQRELEDVWHYGHWGWDMLCTMIPEEIKLDLMLFDPIKQARDKADSGLDFVSWIRSNLNKNEFLFAAAFWWIWRDRNNDIFH